The sequence ctccactttggtggcccagggtttcgccggttcggatcctgggcacagacatggcaccgctcatcaggccatgctgaggcagcatcctacatgccacaactagaaggacccacaactaaaaatatacaactatgtaccggggggctttggggagaaaaaggaaaaattaaaaaatctttaaaaagaaaaatatcctgagagagagagagaatgatgcccattttgcagaggatATGAGCGTCAGAGAGTTGAAGCAAGATTTCCAAAGTCATGCAGTCGATGAGTATGCAGAGCTGTGACTCAAACCCTACCCATCTCAAAAGACCTTGCCTTGAACCACAACCTTCGGGCATCATCAAAATATAGACAAATATCTCACTACCTCACAAAGAAGCCACATCCCATGTTTGAATGACTCTGTGTCCCGAGAAGCTCTTTTCTTACCTTGTCCTGTTTCTGCTTTCTCAGAAGACTTCCTTTCAGTTTTATCTAGAAGATGGAGttcttgagttaaaaaaaaatcaagttgcagACAACAATCACAATATTATACCACTGATGTACAGTTTTTAAAACTCTATGTATTGTTTACAAAGTTGTACCCACATAGTAAAAGTGTAAAAACATGCACGGAAATGATAACACCAACTTCAGGGTAGAAGTTTCTACTGGGAAGAGGCAAAATGATGGAAATAGTGTTGGGAGGAAAAGAggactttctttttatctttatgtagGGAAAGAAAACAACTCGGGGCAAAAATGGCTAAATGTGAACAAGTGTGATTCTTGGTGATGGATGCATGActgtttgttattttattattattatttctatcagGTAGTTGTtttcagatttctcaaaaaaggaaattattatcATATACATGATATTtactatatgttttatatatattatatcacacatatgatatatgtacatataggaTATTATacttggagatatatatatatgtatatatttcctattggttgtgtttctctggagaaccttggcTAATACAACTGGGCAGCAGAATTCTCTTAAATCAGATATGGCTGTGGTTCCCAAGATAAATGggctatcttaaccattttctgTAGTGCTTCTGGGGACAAAATAGTAATAACTCAAACTAATGTGTAGTGAGCGCCTACTCACATACCTAATCTTTAATCTTCCCCATAGTCACACAGCTGTTTTGCATAGAGAGGTCAAGACAGAGCAAGAGTCGGGATTTTTCTTACAGATAAGATAACTAAAACTCAAAGAGGTTATgtgagttgcccaaggtcatacagttgGTGAGTAGCAGAGCCAGAGGTTGCAAAGACAGCCAGGCTTCATTAAGTGCTGCTGATGCGATGTGCTCACCACATCGCTCCTCAATGCCTTTCCCACCCAAAACGGTGTTGGCCCTGTCTCTTGGAGTTGACCAGAGCAGAAGAAGCAGACCCTTGAGGAGAAGACCCCTTCCTTCAGCTCTGTCCTTCAAAGAAGGCAGCAGACCTGCCTGTGAAGTTCAGTTTGCTCCCAACCACTTATTTCCTCTGTTCCCTGTGGCACCACCTTCAGTTCTTCACTTTCTGTCCTCCTATCTTAGTTTCCATCTCACAGCCACCATCAGGAAGGGGGGTGCTATTTATCACAGCTGCCACCTGTCAGCTCAGCCCTCCCTGCCAGCTGCATGCTGCTTTCTGCAGAACCAGAGACCACAGGGATCTTGTACAAAGTTCAGAAATGATGAATAAACCCCATGAACCATCAGATTCCTAGGGCATGGCTCTGAAGAAATCAGAGTGGGAAACTGAAGACAGATCACACTTTGGAATAAAGGGGGGGGAAAACCCACACAGCTGaccttaaaagaaaacagatgatgCCAAGTTAGGTAACCAGTATCATTATTAAAGATTTCTTGAATAGCCACTGGTTTGGGGCAccaaatattttaagtaattagAAGGTTCAGCAATTGGAGGAGAGTATGGTCTCCATCTTTAAGGTCCCTACCAAGAAGTTTGGTATCTAACCAGAAACTAGACAAGGGGTCTACAGTAGGATTTCTCAACTTtggtactattgacatttggggctggataattctctgTCGAGGAGAGgatcctgtgcattgtagaatgttttgTGGTACCCCCCCCATCTCTACCTCCTAGATGCCCCCACCTCCAATTGTGaccaccaaaaatgtctccatacATTGCCACATGTTGGCAAAATGGCCCCAGGTTGAGAACCAACAGTCTAAGGAAAATAAGAGATGAGACTAAAATCAGttacttctcttcccttttcttctgtcAGGATTACTCACACATACTTTGTCTCTGCCTCCTGTCCCCTGCCTTGGCCAGTCAGATGACCCTCACATCTCCACGTGGTAAGCACACTGGTGTAACAACAGGTTCAGAGTTCTGGTCCAGCAATAGCTTCATACAACTAAGAGGTTGATAAAAGGCTCTGGGGAATCCCAAAGGGAagctcttggcctcagttttcaATAATCCATCAATGCACCTGCACCCAGTCATCTACTCTCCAAACATACCCCCCAAATGccatcctcctctcttcctcagcCTGTCGCCCTTGGCAACAGTTGCCAGGATTTGAGCAGTGGCCAATGGAAGACGGGAAAGGTCAAGGTGGAGCTTAACAACACCTTCCTGGGTTATTCCAGTCACCCATTATATTATCATATTGGTGTCAGAAGCCATAGTATTGATCGCCATCAGGCAAGAAACTCAGAATGTTCCTCATATGTCAAGAATAaatagaggaagggaaaaaaacccacaattatTCATCAGATGTTGAATAACTCGAAACCACTTTAAAGTTCCCCCTTCTACGGAAAGCAAATCCAACTTACTAtacttttcttcttcccattttgTCTCCCTattttatcaacattttttttaaaagaccaccTTATCTGTGTTTAACCTTGTCACATACAATTGAACTGAGTTAAAGGCACAGACACACCCCTGGCCtttttagaagctggaaaaccTTGAGTGGTCATATAATTTTCCACCAATAttcataattaataataatgatgggggccggccctgtggccgagtggttaagttcacgtgctccgctttgaaggcccagggtttcgctggttcggatcctgggcatggacatggcactgttcatcaggccatgctgaggtggcgtcccacatagcacaaccagaggcacttacaactagaatatacaactatgcactggggggctttggggagaagaagaaggaaaaaaaagaaaattggcaacagatgttagcccaggtgccaatcttaaaattaaagaaataataataatgataagaatATTTACCACTATCATTAGAGGGCTACGCATGTTCTCTAGTGTCCTATTTCCTGGAAAGTCTTCCTATAGGACTGTAGCTCTTGAGAAATGTATTTTGGAATTCGGAGGGAGAAGTTTGGGTCTTCCTAATGATGATGATAGCAGGTACTTATATGGTATTTGCTATGCACTAGACACTGTTTGGAAAGGATTTAGGtaaaataattcttcaaaatCTCAGCCACCTCCATCGTGTAGGTACTATTTTCAACctcgtttatttatttatttacttttgtgaggaagattggccctgagctaacatctgtgccaatcttcctctattttgcatgtgggatgccactgcagcatggcttgatgggtggtgtatAGGTCCTCATCCAagatcggaacctgtgaaccctgagcccccaaagcagagtgctcgaacttaaacactatgccaccaggccagcccctcaaccccatttaacagatgagaaaactgagacagacAGAGGCTAAGTAATCTGTGGGGAAAGAGGTTATTAGTCATTGGGTCCAACTTAGATCCAAGCAGTTGTAATTATTTGCAGAACAAGAGTCCCTTTACACCCTTCTGGACAATGGGGCCGTCTACCCAAGTGATGAGTGCCCATTCCCTGTTCAAATGTTTGTGGTGGTTtgaatgttctctttctttcaagtTATTTTACCTCTCCCTGAGGAGACACAAATATCCTTCACATTGACCTAGAAAACACACTGGGGTAAATGGATCATAAATGCAGGAAAGGTGTCCCTAGGCTCACGGACTCCCTGCCTAACTCATGGGCTCCATGGTCCCAGCGTGGGGTAGAGAGAAAAATTTCCCTTTGCTCCATGTGGTCATTGGTCTACAAACCAGCATCAGTACCTTGGAATTTTCCTCCTGTGGCTAGGGGTCCGTAATCCTGCAGCAAACACCTTTGCTGAGCATACCTCCCCCCTCATTAGGTGCCTTAGTCCATTCTGGCTGCTGTAAAAAAAATACCACAAGCTGgccgggtggcttataaacaagagaaattttttctctctgttctagaggctggaagtctgagatcagggtgccagcactaTCGGGTGAGGGCCCTTTTCCGGGTTGCAGACTTCTCGCCTTGTCCTCCCGTGATGGAAGGGGGCAAGGAAgatctctggagcctcttttgtAAGGGcgctaatcctattcatgaggtttctactctcatgacctaatcacttcccagaGGCCTCACCTCCTAAAACCATCACATTGGATATTAGcatctcaacatatgaatttgggggggacaaaCATTCAGACCGTAGCAGCAAAGAGTAGCGCCCCTCCTTCTTTTAGGAACTGCTCGTTCTCTGCCTACGTTCATGTCACTCTGGACGGAGCTGGGTTTTTCTTGCGTTACACTCCAGTGGGCACTTCCCATGATCGAGCCAGAGGCTGAACTGACCAGGACTGTCCACAGTGCCTCCCCggtctttttgcttgtttgttttgaacTGAGTCTGGGAAAGAGGGTCAGTGCCCTCTCCAGGAGTGGAATTTACGAAATGCAAAACTCAGCTTTTGAAAGCCAGGCTCTCTGCCCAATAGTGGAAGCCAGTCCAGGCTAAAAGAGATGGAAACGGATACAAGAAGAACACgaacaggtgtcagagaggaaaagaatCCGGGCAGAATTCCAGCCCTGGTTCCAGTTTCTGACACCAGCGGCATCCATGGCCTTCCCACCGTGTACGAGTCTGTCATCCCAGTGGTTTCCAGCTGGTCTGGCCTCCCAGCGAATATTTTGCAACATCTAGGgacaattttggttgtcacagctggaaAAAGGATAGGTAGAGggtagaggtcagagatgccGCTCAACATCTTATGATGCACAGGATGCATTTTCCTTCCTCCCAAAAAAGAATCTTCCagttcaaaatgtcaatagtgcctgGTTTGGAAACTGTGAATGATTcctttaattcattaattcatgatCCAATATATTCCCCCACTTTTTCTAGGCTACTTCAAGGTAGATTTTTGTTACTTGCAATCAAGTGTCTTGACTAATACAGATCGTCTCCTTAAAAAAACTAGTTACATTGATTACTTATGTTATCTTTAGTTCCCACAGAAGTTGTATGGGTTGCATATAGGAACTGCAAttccccactttacagaaaaaaaaaggcatacaaagaaataaCTTGCATAATACCTCACAGACAGCAAAAGCCACAGCTGTGGTTTTTAACTGGGGTCCATCCGACTTCAGAACCTGTTTTCGCACGTTACACTGCCTTCAAGATCACAGCGTTTCTCAGGGGCCTCAAATCTCTGTCCTGTGTGCTTTTTTGGGAAATTCTTGGATCTTTGGTTCCTGCCCTTGAGTTATGGTTGGTCCTCAGATCAGTATTGGGGGATTCAGTCCCCATCCAGGATGATACCTGGTTCCTCCTGGcacctcttcctctccttgtcCTCAACAAACTCAGTCCTCAAGAATAACacttgcaggggctggccccatggccaagtggttaagttcgcctgctcgattttggaggcccagggttttgcttgtttggatcctgggcatggacctaccacagctcatcacgccatgctgaggtggcgtcacacatagcacaaccagaaagacccacaactagaatatacaactatgtactggggggcttcagggaaaagaagggaaaaaaaaagaagattggcaactgatgttagctcaggtgccgatctttaggaaaaataaaaagagccatTGCATACAAGGGTCAAAAAATATCCCTttaagaaccctcatacactgctggtgggaatgcaaactggggcagccactatgggaaacagtatggagattcctcaaaaaactaaaaatagaaataccatatgacccagctatcccactactgggtatctacccaaacaacttgaaatcaacaatccaaagtgacatacgtacccctgtgttcattgcagcactattcacaatagccaagacatgtgCCCATcgattgatgattggataaagaagatgtggtatatatatacaatggaatactactcagtcataaaaaagacaaaatcgtcccatttgcaataacatggaaggactagagggaattatgctaagcaaaataagccagactgagagagacaaacactagatgatttcactcatatatggaacataaacaaacacatgaacaaagaaaacagttcagtggttaccagggggagggaagtggggggtgggcacagggggtgaaggggagcacttgtgtggtgacagtcaagaaataatgtacaactgaaatctcacaatgacttaaactattatgaactcaatttttaaaaatccttttcagaaacaaacagaacccttgtgcaccgttggtgggaatgtagaatgctgcagccactgtgaaaaatgGTACGGAGGCttctgaaaaaagtaaaaatagaactagcatacaatccagcaattccacttctgggtgtacatCCAAAAGACTTGAAAGCAGGGTCTGTAAGAAATATGTGTCCATCCAcgttcatagcagtgttattcacaaaaGCTGAAAGACGGAAGCAAGCctagtgtccatcaacaaatgaatggataaagaaaatgtggtgcacACAGGCACTGGAATAGTACTCAGTCTTAAGAAAGAAGTCCAGtccatgctgcaacatggatgaaccttgaacattattctcagtgaaagaagccagacacagaacaACAAGTACCTCATGATCCtgcttatatgaggtatctagagaagacaaattcctagagacgggaagtagaatggtggttgccagagactaggggagggggaaggagaagctgttgtttaatggggatggagtttcagttctgcaagataaagagagttctggagatggatggtagtaATAGTTGCACAAAAATAGGAATGTAcataacactactgaactgtgcacttaaaaatagttaagatgctACATTTTCTGTGATGCATttttaacacaatttaaaaatattatccttttcaaaaaaagaaagaaaatgctaggCAGGAAATGGAAAGCTCCACTCCGTGGAGCTAAAAGGCAAGGACAGTGGTGCATGAATGACAGTGAAACGCAGATCTTTCTGGAAGTCTCTGAGTCTGTCGGGAAAGGTATTCCCTGGGccttttcttattctctctcctcctttgcctTCTTGCTGGAACCTCCTTCTGCATGACTCCAAGAGGAGTCATTCACACTTTAGTCTAAATGaatgcccccgccccccccccaccccagaagaTATGCATGACATTGTGGCTATATCTTATTTTCCTAGTGGGGTTCAGGTATTATAAATCTTTCCCACAAGCCTGGCCCCCTCAGAACATATCTGGTCACCTGTTTGGGGGAGCCCCCTGCCCTGCATCCTTTTATGTTATTCTCCACCATCCACACTCCCTCTCTTAGCCGAAGATCCTGTTCACTATTCCGCAGGATCCTGGACCTGACTCAGTTGTTCTCAAAGGTTTTTTCCAAGCCCTGGAGTCTTGTATGGACAGAATCTCTCTCAGAGTGCACTCCAGGTCCCAGAACCTTTGCTGGCATACAATCCAGCTATAGTTCTCCCGATGGTAGAAACCTCACCTGTCACCCAGATCGCAAGGTGATCACTGGGGTCTGAGGCCTGGAAAGGACCCGCTGTCCGGTAGTACACACAGCTGTAGTTTCCAGTGTCGTTGACTGTCACATTCTGAAGGGAGAAGTCTGTCTCCTTCCATTTTGGACCCCGGGTCTGGACGGGCATTGAAGTTCCTGCCTTCAGCAGAGCAAACTTTACAGACCCCTGAAAAATATCTGGCAGCCGGCACTGCAGGGTCACCTTTTCTCCTGTGGTCACATTACCACTTTGGTGGGTTTGGAGGGAAGGTTTAGATAAACCACCTGTAAGAGAAGGGAGGCTCTGAGGTTGTGGGGAGAAGCCTGAGGTCCCCCATTCACCCGTGCTCTCCTGGCTGGGGGTTCCCATGGAGTGTGGGGAATGACAGATGCCTCATCTCACCTTCTTTCTGCTCTGACTCCAGGCAGGAGATTCTCCCTCCTGTCAGCCCTGGATAAAGCCAAGTTTGTCAGCTCCCTTCCTGTCtgtctccatctcctcctccccaactGCACTAGAGGTGAGACCCCCGCCCCCTCTTGCTCTGGTTCCTCCACCATCCCCTGTCTCTAGGAAGACCACGTGCCATGCTGAGGCCCCGTCCTCACCTGTCACCAGCAGCAGAAGGACATCACTGGACTGTGAACTTACGTAGGATCTCCGTCTTCTGTAGTATTGACACGTGTACTCTCCAGCATCACTGATTTCCAGATCAGTGAGGTGAAATTCAGCCAGGCCCCCTGCAGAATCAGGTGATTGTGAGGACTCAATGAGGTGTCCTCCCTTTCTGAGATCAAAGTTTACACCCTTGGTAGGAGTCCAGCATCGCAGCGTCACATTACTTTTAGCCGGTACCACCGAGCTAGGCCAGGCACTGAGAGAGGGCTTGGGAAGTGAGCCTGGAAGGAAGCAGAGTGGAGGGTTGGGTTTGGTTCTCTCACCTGCTCTCAGGGAGCCCAtttaaagaagggaaaggaaaatggggCCCTTGGGGCTGAAGGATCAAGGAGGGTTTAATAGAAGAAACACTCAccatcccttctcctttctccttggcCAACACACAGCCCTGCAAAAGAACGACCCATGAGACATAGGCACCTACCTGGAGCCCACACCATCACCTGCCCTCATCCCTGAGGGACCCTCCCCAGGGCTCTTGCTGAGGATGGACCCCTTATCATCATATTCGCCAGCAGTCCCACCCTCCTCTCCAGGAACCCATTTGTCATCAGCGTCTGTTTACAGCTTATGTTAGTTCCCTATGGCTGCTACAAACGCAGTGGCTTTTAACACCACAAACTTATTGTCTTATAGTTCTGTGGGTTAGAGAAATCCAACAATACGGGTCTCACTGGCTGAGATgaagatgttggcagggctgagttccttctggagggtccaggggagaatccatttctttacctcttccagcttctgagaccacctgcatcccttggcttgtgggCCCTTCCTCCCTCTTGAAAACCAGCACTGGTGGGTCGAGTCTGACCTCCTCTTCTACCTCTTTTTACTGCTTtcaggacccttgtgattacattgggaccacccagataatccaggataagtTCCCTAGTTTAATGTCAATTGGTTAGCAACTTTAACTCCATCCTTTGCCATGTAAAGGAACGTGCCCACAGCTTCCAGGAATCAGGACATGGACATCTCTGGGGTCTGCCACACGGTCTCCCTATCACTTCTCATAGTGTCCCACTTCACCACCATGTTCCTCTCCCTGCACAATGCCCCCAGGATTTTGGGTGGCCCTGCCATTTTGCCCCAGAACCTACCCATTTCTCCCCAGCATCCATCTTTTATCCACTTTATTCTTCTATCATATCCTGTGATGTCACCTCTAGATTTCATggtagaggagaggagaaggaccTGCCTCCTGATCACCTCTGTCACCCTAAGTGTGTCACCTTGGATATCTCTGGAGTGTGTCAACATTATAGAGGTCATAGGACCCATCCCTTCCCCTGGTGCCATGGCTTCTAGAGTGTGACAGACATCAATGATGACAGAAACCATCTGGCTGGGAAAAAAACACTTAGATTTTAATGACACCTATTATGCGTGATGCTCTTGGGTTCATAAGATATCTGGAGTCACTAGAACTTaatccttgagggcagagatgaCATCCTccatgcttagaacagtgcctgggttttggcaaatgctcaataaat comes from Equus asinus isolate D_3611 breed Donkey chromosome 26, EquAss-T2T_v2, whole genome shotgun sequence and encodes:
- the LOC106840864 gene encoding T-cell-interacting, activating receptor on myeloid cells protein 1-like isoform X1, encoding MIPQILILFCVGLCVGQGERRRDGSLPKPSLSAWPSSVVPAKSNVTLRCWTPTKGVNFDLRKGGHLIESSQSPDSAGGLAEFHLTDLEISDAGEYTCQYYRRRRSYVSSQSSDVLLLLVTGGLSKPSLQTHQSGNVTTGEKVTLQCRLPDIFQGSVKFALLKAGTSMPVQTRGPKWKETDFSLQNVTVNDTGNYSCVYYRTAGPFQASDPSDHLAIWVTDKTERKSSEKAETGQETFGIIFIVIFVFLFLLGSFLIYKYTGCGAAPNQMTTSSFSSNEPEELMTSNQPGKESGDTSTAMKSCSPDLDEGSQVSRAEELHGVTYAELDTRALREGPSSKKKQSLETCVYSALKT
- the LOC106840864 gene encoding T-cell-interacting, activating receptor on myeloid cells protein 1-like isoform X3, giving the protein MIPQILILFCVGLCVGQGERRRDGSLPKPSLSAWPSSVVPAKSNVTLRCWTPTKGVNFDLRKGGHLIESSQSPDSAGGLAEFHLTDLEISDAGEYTCQYYRRRRSYVSSQSSDVLLLLVTGGLSKPSLQTHQSGNVTTGEKVTLQCRLPDIFQGSVKFALLKAGTSMPVQTRGPKWKETDFSLQNVTVNDTGNYSCVYYRTAGPFQASDPSDHLAIWVTDKTERKSSEKAETGQETFGIIFIVIFVFLFLLGSFLIYKYTGCGAAPNQMTTSSFSSNEPEELMTSNQPGKESGG
- the LOC106840864 gene encoding T-cell-interacting, activating receptor on myeloid cells protein 1-like isoform X2; protein product: MIPQILILFCVGLCVGQGERRRDGGLAEFHLTDLEISDAGEYTCQYYRRRRSYVSSQSSDVLLLLVTGGLSKPSLQTHQSGNVTTGEKVTLQCRLPDIFQGSVKFALLKAGTSMPVQTRGPKWKETDFSLQNVTVNDTGNYSCVYYRTAGPFQASDPSDHLAIWVTDKTERKSSEKAETGQETFGIIFIVIFVFLFLLGSFLIYKYTGCGAAPNQMTTSSFSSNEPEELMTSNQPGKESGDTSTAMKSCSPDLDEGSQVSRAEELHGVTYAELDTRALREGPSSKKKQSLETCVYSALKT